From a single Candidatus Vogelbacteria bacterium genomic region:
- the rsmA gene encoding 16S rRNA (adenine(1518)-N(6)/adenine(1519)-N(6))-dimethyltransferase RsmA encodes MKITAKKSLGQNWLNSPSAINKIVTAGEIKPTDTILEIGPGRGALTKALLATGAKVVAIEKDHQLISDLENTFEPELKNGQLQLLEGDILQASELLSLKNIAQADRAEHSNFPAGKYAHSENLIASSYKVIANIPYYITGELLRLFFETTNQPSLMVLMVQKEVAERIVARDGKESILSISVKVYGTPKIIATVPAGAFIPKPNVDSAILAITNINHQAFPNTQTEVDFFAIVKQGFAQKRKLVKNNINCSEEIMTKCNLNIKARAETLTVSDWLCLTKNLKHNDH; translated from the coding sequence ATGAAAATTACTGCAAAAAAATCACTTGGGCAAAATTGGCTCAACTCACCAAGTGCTATAAATAAAATAGTGACGGCCGGGGAGATTAAACCCACCGACACTATTTTAGAAATTGGTCCTGGCCGAGGCGCTTTGACGAAAGCTTTACTCGCCACTGGCGCCAAAGTAGTGGCTATTGAAAAAGACCATCAATTGATCAGCGACTTAGAAAATACTTTTGAACCAGAATTAAAAAACGGGCAGCTACAATTACTAGAAGGGGATATATTGCAGGCAAGTGAGCTATTAAGTTTGAAGAATATTGCACAGGCTGACCGAGCCGAGCATAGCAATTTTCCAGCAGGAAAATATGCGCATTCTGAAAACCTAATAGCGAGCAGTTATAAGGTAATCGCTAATATCCCATACTATATTACCGGGGAGTTATTACGTTTATTTTTTGAAACAACAAATCAACCAAGTCTAATGGTCTTAATGGTCCAAAAGGAAGTAGCCGAAAGAATTGTGGCTCGTGATGGCAAAGAAAGTATTTTATCCATCAGTGTCAAAGTTTACGGTACACCTAAAATCATTGCGACCGTGCCGGCCGGCGCTTTTATCCCAAAACCAAACGTGGATTCCGCTATTTTAGCTATAACCAATATCAATCACCAAGCTTTCCCTAACACACAAACAGAAGTGGACTTTTTTGCTATTGTTAAACAGGGTTTCGCCCAAAAAAGAAAATTAGTCAAAAATAATATAAACTGTTCAGAAGAAATTATGACTAAATGTAATTTAAATATTAAAGCCCGGGCAGAAACGTTAACCGTTAGCGACTGGCTTTGTCTCACTAAAAACCTAAAACATAATGACCACTAA
- a CDS encoding UvrD-helicase domain-containing protein — MIKSDLNSKQQEAADHQTGPLLIIAGAGAGKTKTITHRILNLINAGVAPESILAVTFTNKAAQEMSERVTKLLKANNDTKNPNPFQNPAKPFVSTFHGLGVHIMRNHGDRIGVSKYFSILDRDDSIRHIKEAMKGLSIDPKQFEPRKVLSKISHFKGKGFTYGDYQQEANKHPFGQIIASIWQNYDLQIAKQKGLDFDDLLLKTVTLLKRYPDVLAYYQEQWQYLHIDEYQDTNGIQYALVQMLASKRRNICVVGDVDQSIYSWRGANYENLMRFEEDYPEATTILLEQNYRSTKTILAGANAIIKKNTARREKNLFTDNHEGEKITLTAALDEKGEANFIAETCKTLTQSGVRPDQIAVLYRANFQSRSIEEALLKRNVPYQVLGVRFFERQEIKDILGYVKFALNPDDLENLKRIINVPTRGIGKVTLAKIATGQADTLPAKARLAYHEFTIIIDNIRQFITSHSTQETLKYVLEQSGLEKALRNSTEEDLERLENIKELVSLAEKFNPVSGEEGLLSLISEAALVSDQDTLGTAKTGVRLMTIHASKGLEFHTVFITGLEQGLFPHQGFGSDEGRDDEEERRLCYVALTRAEHKLYLSYAQTRNIFGSRQVNMPSEFILDLPDELVEAEVVDSSDTIEYLDF; from the coding sequence ATGATTAAATCTGACTTAAACTCGAAACAGCAAGAGGCAGCTGACCACCAGACTGGCCCTTTGTTAATCATCGCTGGAGCCGGAGCTGGTAAGACCAAGACTATTACTCACCGTATTTTGAACTTGATTAATGCTGGTGTCGCTCCAGAATCCATTTTAGCTGTTACCTTCACCAATAAAGCCGCTCAAGAAATGTCTGAACGGGTCACCAAACTACTTAAAGCCAACAACGACACCAAAAATCCCAACCCCTTCCAGAATCCAGCCAAACCTTTTGTCAGCACGTTTCATGGCCTAGGGGTTCATATTATGAGAAATCATGGTGATCGCATTGGAGTGTCAAAATACTTTTCGATTCTCGACCGCGATGACTCTATCCGTCACATCAAAGAAGCCATGAAAGGCCTCAGTATTGACCCAAAACAATTTGAACCTAGGAAAGTCCTGAGTAAGATTTCTCACTTCAAAGGTAAAGGTTTCACCTATGGTGACTACCAGCAAGAAGCAAACAAACACCCGTTCGGCCAGATTATCGCTTCTATTTGGCAAAACTACGATCTCCAAATTGCTAAACAAAAAGGGTTAGATTTTGACGATTTATTATTAAAAACCGTCACCCTCCTAAAACGTTATCCAGATGTTTTAGCCTATTATCAAGAGCAGTGGCAATACTTGCACATTGATGAATACCAAGACACTAACGGTATTCAATACGCTTTAGTCCAAATGTTGGCTAGTAAACGTCGAAATATTTGTGTCGTCGGTGATGTTGATCAATCAATTTATAGTTGGCGAGGGGCCAATTATGAAAACTTGATGCGGTTTGAAGAAGACTACCCAGAAGCAACCACCATTTTGTTAGAACAAAACTACCGTTCAACGAAAACTATTCTGGCTGGAGCTAATGCTATTATCAAAAAAAATACGGCTCGCCGGGAAAAGAATTTATTTACTGATAATCACGAGGGTGAGAAAATTACTCTAACTGCTGCCCTCGACGAAAAAGGGGAGGCTAATTTTATTGCTGAGACTTGTAAAACTTTAACTCAAAGTGGTGTCAGACCGGATCAAATAGCCGTCTTGTATCGAGCCAACTTTCAATCACGTAGTATTGAAGAAGCTCTCCTTAAAAGAAATGTACCTTACCAAGTGCTAGGGGTACGCTTTTTTGAACGCCAAGAAATTAAAGATATTTTAGGTTATGTTAAATTCGCCCTCAATCCTGACGATTTAGAAAATCTGAAACGCATTATCAATGTGCCCACTCGCGGGATCGGCAAAGTGACCCTGGCCAAAATCGCCACCGGTCAGGCTGACACCTTACCAGCCAAGGCTCGTTTAGCCTATCACGAGTTCACTATCATTATCGATAATATTCGCCAATTTATTACCTCTCACTCCACTCAAGAGACTTTGAAATATGTTTTGGAACAAAGTGGTTTAGAAAAAGCCTTACGAAACAGCACCGAAGAAGATTTGGAAAGATTAGAAAATATAAAAGAATTAGTTAGTCTAGCCGAAAAATTTAATCCCGTGTCTGGTGAAGAAGGTTTATTGTCACTAATTTCGGAAGCAGCTTTAGTGTCAGATCAAGATACACTCGGCACAGCTAAAACTGGTGTTCGCCTGATGACTATTCACGCTTCCAAAGGGTTGGAGTTTCACACAGTCTTTATCACTGGTCTCGAACAAGGTTTGTTTCCGCACCAAGGTTTTGGTAGTGATGAGGGCCGAGATGATGAAGAGGAGAGGCGCTTATGCTACGTGGCCCTCACTCGAGCGGAACACAAATTGTATTTGAGTTATGCCCAGACCAGAAATATTTTTGGTTCCCGTCAGGTTAATATGCCATCAGAATTTATACTTGACCTACCAGATGAACTAGTAGAAGCTGAGGTGGTAGATAGTAGTGACACTATTGAATACTTAGACTTTTAA
- a CDS encoding IPT/TIG domain-containing protein yields the protein MKTHWLLVLIIIATFFISSPVLASLDKNLKLGDSGSDVKKLQELLNKDPNTQVSLSGPGSPGQETEFFGAKTVSALSKFQEKFGDVILEPLGLEKGTGILGQLTRAVLNELYGNETGGHVFNAITNFNPGNLIGVTIPAEPPPLQELTGVTYGGGKPFNINGSNGDNLPSVSVSSKVKISKISPENGGVNTSVTITGAGFSTSTTGNTVSVGGNRKTRVRSSDGKTLKVVVENPLGKSPLNVTDTLKDPDGNTVSVSGGVVNIYSPVHGGASLVPSDMSVSVGGYNLDLPVGIYVEDDSGKISNTKTFKLSL from the coding sequence ATGAAAACCCATTGGCTTTTAGTTTTAATTATTATAGCCACCTTTTTTATTTCTAGCCCAGTTTTAGCTAGTCTAGATAAAAACTTAAAGTTAGGTGACAGTGGATCAGATGTTAAAAAACTTCAAGAATTGTTAAACAAAGACCCGAATACCCAGGTGTCTTTGTCTGGGCCGGGGTCTCCTGGACAGGAGACTGAGTTTTTTGGAGCTAAAACGGTCTCTGCCCTATCAAAATTTCAAGAAAAATTTGGGGATGTTATTTTAGAACCGTTGGGTTTAGAAAAAGGAACCGGAATTTTGGGTCAACTCACTAGGGCGGTATTAAATGAGCTTTATGGTAATGAAACAGGTGGACATGTTTTTAATGCTATTACCAACTTTAATCCTGGTAATTTGATCGGTGTTACTATTCCAGCTGAACCACCACCACTTCAAGAGTTGACGGGAGTTACCTATGGCGGAGGTAAGCCGTTTAACATTAACGGGTCTAATGGTGACAATTTACCGTCGGTCTCAGTTTCTAGTAAGGTTAAAATTAGCAAAATCTCACCCGAAAATGGGGGTGTTAACACCAGTGTCACTATCACTGGTGCTGGCTTTTCAACTTCTACTACTGGTAATACTGTCTCGGTTGGTGGTAACAGAAAAACCAGGGTCAGATCTTCCGATGGGAAAACTTTAAAAGTGGTAGTTGAAAATCCTCTAGGTAAAAGTCCTTTAAATGTCACTGACACTCTGAAGGATCCTGATGGGAATACTGTTTCTGTTTCTGGTGGGGTGGTAAATATTTACTCACCTGTTCACGGTGGGGCTAGTCTGGTACCGTCAGATATGTCTGTCTCTGTTGGTGGTTATAATTTAGATTTACCAGTTGGTATTTATGTTGAAGATGATAGTGGTAAGATTAGTAATACAAAAACTTTTAAATTATCCCTCTAA
- a CDS encoding DUF192 domain-containing protein: MTTKKKLILVLFGLLFTGVVVFCLSQPNLLPVLPIKHTSGQSPLKTEVLTIGQTKIKAEIADTETTRNQGLSNRKSLTKNTGMLFIFDKPGFYGFWMKEMRFSLDIIWIDESWKIIDITKNVSPKSFPTTYVASEPVKYVLEVPAGFTTQNNLDIGDIFTR; the protein is encoded by the coding sequence ATGACCACTAAAAAAAAGTTAATCTTAGTATTATTTGGTCTATTATTTACAGGAGTGGTTGTTTTTTGTTTGAGTCAACCTAACCTTCTCCCCGTATTACCAATCAAACACACTTCCGGGCAATCCCCACTAAAGACTGAGGTACTAACTATTGGTCAAACCAAAATAAAAGCAGAGATAGCCGACACCGAGACAACTCGTAATCAAGGTCTATCCAACCGAAAAAGTTTAACTAAAAATACTGGAATGTTATTTATCTTTGACAAACCTGGTTTTTATGGCTTTTGGATGAAAGAGATGAGATTTTCTTTAGATATAATTTGGATCGACGAGTCTTGGAAAATAATCGATATTACTAAAAACGTTTCTCCAAAATCTTTTCCCACCACCTATGTGGCTAGCGAGCCAGTTAAATATGTTTTAGAAGTGCCGGCTGGTTTTACTACTCAAAACAACCTAGATATCGGCGATATCTTTACTCGTTAA